Proteins encoded in a region of the Streptomyces sp. NBC_00258 genome:
- a CDS encoding MarR family winged helix-turn-helix transcriptional regulator: MSTNPEGATPGFLVWRLSMKWRVAVDRAVAPLGLTHAQYSLVASLHGMHRSGLRPSQRQLADHTGLEPLYVSKLARALEAAGLVERTRDPADPRAVQLTLTDQGREVTRRAVRIVHGLLEQLLTPLGGLDGPRTKTFSRELATLLDVPLDPPTENETEQS, encoded by the coding sequence GTGAGTACGAACCCCGAGGGCGCGACGCCCGGCTTCCTGGTCTGGCGTCTTTCCATGAAATGGCGGGTCGCCGTGGACCGGGCGGTGGCGCCGCTCGGCCTGACCCACGCGCAGTATTCGCTGGTGGCGTCGCTGCACGGCATGCACCGGAGCGGACTGCGCCCCAGCCAGCGGCAACTCGCCGACCACACAGGGCTCGAACCGCTGTACGTGTCCAAGCTCGCCCGCGCCCTGGAGGCCGCCGGCCTCGTCGAGCGCACGCGGGACCCCGCCGATCCCCGCGCGGTGCAGCTGACGCTCACCGATCAGGGTCGCGAGGTCACCCGCCGCGCGGTCAGGATCGTGCACGGTCTGCTGGAACAACTGCTGACGCCGCTCGGAGGCCTCGACGGCCCACGCACGAAGACCTTCAGCCGCGAGCTGGCGACCCTGCTGGACGTACCACTCGATCCACCGACCGAGAACGAGACGGAGCAGTCATGA
- a CDS encoding MarR family winged helix-turn-helix transcriptional regulator translates to MTTTAPTTPTVNGRVIALAHYAARAVLERVLTRTGNTFHQSVTLRVVAAEDGPVERDKLVADVMGSLKIDESAVRTTIDELVAAKLVEEVPSDGSRLHFTAAGRELYERITAETSEISARIYADIPAEDLATAGRVLTLVTERANAELARA, encoded by the coding sequence ATGACCACCACCGCACCCACCACACCCACCGTCAACGGCCGCGTCATCGCCCTGGCCCACTACGCGGCACGTGCCGTCCTGGAGCGCGTTCTGACGCGTACGGGCAACACGTTCCACCAGTCGGTGACCCTCAGGGTCGTCGCCGCCGAGGACGGCCCCGTCGAGCGCGACAAGCTGGTGGCCGACGTGATGGGCTCGCTGAAGATCGACGAGTCGGCGGTGCGGACCACCATCGACGAACTGGTGGCAGCGAAGCTGGTCGAGGAAGTCCCGTCGGACGGTTCCCGGCTGCACTTCACGGCGGCCGGCCGGGAACTGTACGAGCGGATCACCGCAGAGACCAGCGAGATATCCGCCCGGATCTACGCGGACATTCCCGCGGAGGACCTGGCGACGGCAGGCCGCGTACTGACACTCGTCACCGAGCGGGCGAACGCCGAACTGGCCCGCGCGTAA
- a CDS encoding tetratricopeptide repeat protein, whose translation MDTTYYDHGTPAERWERARMFFDAKEYAASARILDGLVEEVPEQVGPRLLLARAYYHSAQLGRAETQLRLLVERDPVEHYARLMLGRTLQRQGRTTEAEPHIRLASALAGEFESL comes from the coding sequence GTGGACACGACGTACTACGACCACGGAACCCCCGCGGAGCGCTGGGAGCGCGCCCGGATGTTCTTCGACGCCAAGGAATACGCCGCCTCGGCGCGCATCCTCGACGGCCTGGTCGAGGAGGTGCCGGAGCAGGTGGGCCCGCGACTGCTGCTGGCCCGCGCGTACTACCACTCGGCCCAACTGGGCCGCGCGGAAACCCAGTTGAGGCTGCTCGTCGAGCGCGACCCCGTGGAGCACTACGCCCGCCTGATGCTCGGCCGCACACTCCAACGCCAGGGCCGAACCACCGAGGCCGAACCCCACATACGCCTCGCCTCGGCCCTCGCGGGCGAGTTCGAGTCCTTGTGA
- a CDS encoding MFS transporter — translation MTAKPAFRDPNVLRWLGAYTTSVTGDVAYFMALSWATARVAGPAQVGVVLAVGAIPRAVLMLGGGVLADRFGPRRVLIGSDLVRCGVLLGAATATWAGGPQLWLLYALSVLFGVVDAVFMPAVGALPPRLTDHGQLARVQGMRVLAVRFSNAVGPLAGSFALVVAGATGAFAVVGVLFGVSLGLLSAVRMTPVVATPVATASVEGDVEPAPPRHSSVESIPPRRLSADLRDGIRYLRGHRRLRRLVWVIALGEMCFSGPLAAGLVLLADERKWDAAALGWILAAFSVGGAVSALAMAAVGRVPRAGTVLAVSLAATAGLVTVLGRATTPGTAVVLSGILGGVSGVAMVLGNALLQKEAEPRYLGRVTSVTTLGTLGLSPLLFPLTGLAAALWGTAAFFTGCGAVCLLAAATALSRPLRGASL, via the coding sequence GTGACCGCGAAACCCGCCTTCCGTGATCCCAACGTCCTGCGCTGGCTGGGCGCCTACACCACGTCGGTCACCGGCGACGTCGCCTATTTCATGGCCCTGTCCTGGGCCACTGCCCGGGTCGCTGGTCCCGCACAGGTAGGTGTCGTCCTGGCCGTCGGGGCGATACCCCGTGCCGTCCTCATGCTGGGCGGCGGTGTGCTCGCCGACCGCTTCGGCCCGCGCCGCGTCCTGATCGGCAGCGACCTCGTACGGTGCGGCGTGCTGCTCGGTGCCGCCACTGCGACCTGGGCCGGCGGCCCTCAACTATGGCTGTTGTACGCCCTGTCAGTGCTCTTCGGCGTGGTCGACGCCGTGTTCATGCCGGCGGTGGGCGCCCTGCCACCGAGACTCACGGACCATGGGCAGCTGGCCCGCGTACAGGGCATGCGGGTCCTGGCGGTGCGGTTCAGCAACGCGGTGGGGCCGTTGGCCGGCTCCTTCGCCCTGGTCGTGGCGGGGGCGACGGGCGCGTTCGCCGTGGTGGGGGTGCTGTTCGGGGTGTCGTTGGGGCTGCTGTCGGCGGTGCGCATGACACCGGTCGTCGCGACGCCGGTCGCCACGGCGTCGGTGGAGGGGGATGTCGAGCCCGCGCCGCCTCGGCACAGTTCCGTCGAATCCATTCCGCCCCGGCGCCTGTCGGCCGATCTGCGCGACGGCATCCGCTATCTGCGCGGGCACCGGCGGCTGCGCCGCCTCGTCTGGGTCATCGCTCTCGGTGAGATGTGCTTCAGCGGCCCGCTCGCGGCCGGACTCGTCCTTCTCGCCGATGAACGGAAGTGGGACGCCGCCGCACTCGGCTGGATTCTCGCCGCGTTCAGCGTCGGCGGAGCCGTCAGCGCCCTGGCGATGGCCGCAGTCGGCCGGGTACCACGCGCCGGAACCGTTCTGGCGGTCTCGCTCGCCGCCACCGCCGGTCTGGTCACGGTGCTGGGCAGGGCCACCACACCAGGAACAGCCGTCGTGCTCAGCGGGATTCTCGGTGGCGTCAGCGGTGTCGCGATGGTTCTGGGCAACGCGCTGCTGCAGAAAGAGGCCGAGCCCCGGTACCTCGGGCGCGTCACCTCCGTGACGACCCTCGGCACCCTGGGGCTCAGCCCTCTGCTCTTCCCGCTCACCGGCCTGGCCGCCGCACTCTGGGGTACGGCGGCCTTCTTCACCGGGTGCGGCGCGGTCTGCCTCCTCGCGGCCGCGACCGCCCTCAGCCGGCCGCTGCGCGGCGCGAGTCTCTAG
- a CDS encoding winged helix-turn-helix domain-containing protein, with amino-acid sequence MADDDITLDTAALRVLAHPMRLALLNRLRRQGPATVRQLATHFELDSGAASYHLRRLAAGGLIEEDTERGTRRDRWWRARHRISMHDPSTSPDATESRAYVQALALADGETLRRVAGEVVPVLPDEWFGVSMFMSQTLHLTTGELDAMKRELAGVIERYRTGEPTEGAERVAVQLQMFPLLAEET; translated from the coding sequence ATGGCGGACGACGACATCACCCTCGACACGGCCGCACTGCGTGTACTGGCGCACCCCATGCGGCTCGCACTGCTGAACCGCCTGCGCCGGCAAGGCCCGGCGACCGTGCGGCAGTTGGCCACCCACTTCGAACTGGACTCCGGCGCGGCCAGCTACCACCTCCGGCGTCTGGCGGCGGGCGGACTCATCGAGGAGGACACGGAGCGGGGAACGCGGCGGGACCGGTGGTGGCGTGCGCGGCACCGGATCTCGATGCACGACCCGTCCACGTCACCGGACGCCACCGAGAGCCGTGCGTACGTGCAGGCTCTGGCCCTGGCCGACGGCGAGACGTTGCGCAGGGTGGCCGGCGAGGTCGTACCCGTCCTGCCCGACGAGTGGTTCGGGGTCAGCATGTTCATGAGTCAGACGCTGCACCTGACGACCGGCGAACTCGACGCGATGAAGCGGGAGTTGGCGGGAGTGATCGAGCGGTACCGGACGGGGGAGCCGACCGAGGGGGCCGAGCGGGTGGCCGTTCAGCTGCAGATGTTCCCGCTGCTCGCCGAAGAGACGTGA
- a CDS encoding PepSY-associated TM helix domain-containing protein yields the protein MTTAPTTETDESPQAVAPAPKRGLWSPLRPLVLRLHFYAGVLVAPFLLVAATTGFLYAASFQAEKILYSHEMTVPVGDEKLPISEQVTAARKAHPEGTVSAVRPSPKDDETTRVMLSGVPGIEETHTLAVFVDPYTAKVRGSLEQYGSTGALPLRTWIDEFHANLQLGQDGRLYSELAASWLWVIAGGGLVLWFSRRRTQRKIRGTSGRRRTLGLHGTVGVWAALGFFFLAATGLTWSTYAGAHIDELRTQLHQATPAVSAAAGGEHSGHGSASAEGDVEHGVGLDKVLASARAEGLGDPVEIVPPADAESGYVVRQVQRSWPTKQDAVAVDPSNGEVTDTVRFADYPILAKLSRWGIDAHTGVLFGIGNQLVLMALALSLILLILWGYRMWWQRGRASAFGRPIPRGAWQQVPPYILVPLMAAIAVLGYFVPLLGIPLAAFIAVDIVLGEIAHRRGKRTYATAK from the coding sequence ATGACCACCGCTCCCACGACCGAGACGGACGAGTCCCCGCAAGCCGTCGCCCCCGCCCCGAAACGCGGCCTCTGGTCGCCGCTGCGCCCCCTGGTCCTGCGGCTGCACTTCTACGCCGGAGTGCTCGTCGCCCCGTTCCTGTTGGTCGCCGCCACGACCGGATTCCTGTACGCGGCCTCGTTCCAGGCCGAGAAGATCCTGTACTCGCATGAGATGACCGTCCCCGTCGGCGACGAGAAGCTGCCGATATCCGAGCAGGTCACCGCCGCCCGCAAGGCGCACCCGGAGGGCACGGTCTCAGCCGTACGCCCCTCGCCGAAGGACGACGAGACCACCAGGGTGATGCTGTCGGGCGTCCCCGGCATCGAAGAGACGCACACCCTCGCGGTGTTCGTCGACCCGTACACCGCCAAGGTGCGCGGCTCGCTCGAACAGTACGGATCCACCGGCGCCCTGCCGCTGCGCACCTGGATCGACGAGTTCCACGCCAACCTGCAACTCGGGCAGGACGGGCGGCTCTACAGCGAACTCGCCGCAAGCTGGCTGTGGGTGATAGCGGGCGGCGGTCTGGTGCTGTGGTTCAGCCGCCGCCGTACGCAGCGGAAAATACGCGGCACCAGCGGCCGCCGCCGCACACTCGGTCTGCACGGCACGGTCGGCGTCTGGGCAGCCCTCGGGTTCTTCTTCCTCGCGGCGACGGGACTGACCTGGTCGACGTACGCCGGCGCGCACATCGACGAACTGCGCACCCAGCTCCACCAGGCCACCCCCGCGGTGTCGGCGGCCGCGGGCGGCGAGCACTCCGGCCACGGCTCCGCCTCGGCAGAGGGAGACGTCGAGCACGGCGTCGGCCTCGACAAGGTGCTGGCGTCCGCGCGGGCGGAGGGCCTGGGCGACCCGGTGGAGATCGTCCCGCCCGCCGACGCGGAGTCCGGGTACGTGGTGAGGCAGGTCCAGCGCAGCTGGCCCACCAAGCAGGACGCGGTCGCCGTCGATCCCTCGAACGGCGAGGTCACCGACACGGTCCGCTTCGCCGACTACCCGATCCTCGCGAAGCTGAGCCGCTGGGGAATCGACGCGCACACCGGAGTCCTGTTCGGCATCGGCAACCAGCTCGTGCTGATGGCCCTCGCCCTCAGCCTGATCCTGCTGATCCTGTGGGGCTACCGCATGTGGTGGCAACGAGGCCGAGCCTCCGCCTTCGGCCGCCCCATCCCACGCGGCGCATGGCAGCAGGTCCCCCCGTACATCCTGGTCCCCCTGATGGCGGCGATAGCCGTCCTCGGCTACTTCGTCCCCCTCCTCGGCATCCCCCTGGCCGCCTTCATAGCCGTCGACATCGTGCTGGGCGAGATCGCCCACCGCCGCGGCAAACGGACGTACGCGACGGCCAAGTAG
- a CDS encoding sigma-70 family RNA polymerase sigma factor, with protein MASALLQAHDDERITGWALAAGAGDPDAVERFVRATHRDVWRFVAHLSGDVHGADDLTQETFLRALTALPGFSARSSARSWLLSIARRTVADRFRTAAARPRMSDTGDWQTAAERAQPRGLPGFDEGVALLDLLETLDAPRREAFVLTQLAGLPYADAASAVGCPVGTVRSRVARARESVTALLEAAG; from the coding sequence ATGGCTTCTGCCCTGCTTCAGGCACACGACGACGAACGGATCACCGGCTGGGCGCTGGCCGCCGGGGCCGGCGACCCCGACGCGGTCGAGCGGTTCGTGCGGGCCACCCACCGGGACGTATGGCGTTTCGTGGCCCACCTCAGCGGCGATGTGCACGGCGCCGACGACCTCACCCAGGAAACGTTCCTCCGCGCGCTGACCGCCCTCCCGGGCTTCTCCGCCCGCTCCAGCGCCCGCAGTTGGCTGCTGTCGATCGCCCGCCGCACGGTGGCCGACCGTTTCCGCACGGCGGCGGCCCGGCCGCGTATGTCCGACACCGGCGACTGGCAGACGGCCGCCGAGCGCGCACAGCCGCGCGGGCTGCCCGGCTTCGACGAGGGCGTGGCCCTCCTCGACCTCCTGGAAACCCTGGACGCCCCACGGCGCGAGGCGTTCGTCCTGACCCAGCTGGCGGGCCTGCCGTACGCGGACGCCGCATCGGCCGTGGGCTGCCCGGTCGGGACCGTACGGTCGCGGGTCGCGCGCGCCAGGGAGAGCGTGACGGCGTTGCTGGAGGCCGCTGGATAG
- a CDS encoding peptide deformylase, protein MASPSDPVPSSLSDQVEELLSRTGPLPIVAAGDPVLRRAAEPFDGQLDPTLLARFVAALRDTMHAAPGVGLAAPQVGVPLRLAVVEDPAPVPDEIREARGRVPLPFRVLVNPAYEPLGPARTAFFEGCLSVPGWQAVVARPAEVRLLAQDENGRPLDEVFTGWPARIVQHETDHLNGTLYLDRAELRSLSSNQAMLERWSHPTPSRAATALGFDLPAES, encoded by the coding sequence ATGGCTTCCCCCAGTGATCCCGTGCCCTCGTCCCTCAGCGACCAGGTGGAGGAACTGCTCTCCCGTACGGGCCCGTTGCCGATCGTCGCCGCCGGTGACCCGGTGCTGCGCCGCGCGGCCGAGCCCTTCGACGGCCAGCTGGACCCGACGCTCCTCGCGCGTTTCGTCGCGGCCCTGCGCGACACGATGCACGCGGCACCGGGCGTCGGGCTGGCCGCGCCCCAGGTCGGCGTGCCGCTGCGCCTCGCGGTCGTCGAGGACCCGGCACCGGTGCCGGACGAGATCCGCGAGGCACGTGGCCGGGTGCCCCTGCCCTTCCGCGTCCTGGTCAACCCGGCGTACGAGCCACTGGGGCCCGCCCGCACCGCGTTCTTCGAGGGCTGCCTGAGCGTGCCGGGCTGGCAGGCGGTGGTGGCCCGGCCCGCCGAGGTGCGGCTCCTGGCCCAGGACGAGAACGGCCGCCCGCTGGACGAGGTGTTCACGGGCTGGCCCGCCCGCATCGTCCAGCACGAGACGGACCACCTGAACGGCACCCTCTACCTGGACCGCGCCGAACTGCGCTCCCTCTCCTCGAACCAGGCGATGCTGGAACGCTGGTCCCACCCGACACCGAGCCGGGCCGCCACGGCCCTCGGCTTCGACCTGCCGGCGGAGAGCTGA
- a CDS encoding dihydrolipoyl dehydrogenase family protein — protein MTESESIAYDVVVLGAGPVGENVADRARAAGLSTAIVESELVGGECSYWACMPSKALLRPVIARADARRVPGLSQAVQGPLDADAVLAHRDYFTSHWKDDGQIQWLDGIGVDLYRGHGRLAGPRKVTVDGPDGERHVLTARHAVAVSTGTRAVVPDLPGIAEVKPWTSRDATSAHAVPGRLVVVGGGVVGVEMATAWQALGSKVTLLVRGKGLLPKMEPFAGELIVEALTEAGADVRTGTSVEAVTRDGTTVVVTTSAGDRIEADEILFATGRAPRTDDLGLETIGLDPGSWLSVDDSLRVTGSDWLYAVGDVNHRALLTHQGKYQARIAGAAIAARAAGVPLLESDQWGAHAASADHAAVPQVVFTDPEAAAVGLSLAEAEQAGHRVRAVDVDLSSVAGAGLYADGYRGRARMIVDLDTETLRGVTFVGPGVGELLHSATIAVAGEVPVSRLWHAVPAYPTVSEVWLRLLEAYRDA, from the coding sequence ATGACGGAATCGGAATCCATCGCGTACGACGTCGTGGTGCTCGGGGCCGGGCCCGTGGGGGAGAACGTCGCCGACCGCGCCCGCGCGGCAGGCCTCTCCACCGCGATCGTGGAGAGCGAGCTGGTCGGCGGCGAGTGCTCCTACTGGGCGTGCATGCCCAGCAAGGCCCTGCTGCGCCCGGTCATCGCCCGTGCGGACGCACGCCGCGTACCGGGCCTCAGCCAGGCCGTGCAGGGGCCCCTCGACGCGGACGCGGTCCTCGCCCACCGCGACTACTTCACCTCGCACTGGAAGGACGACGGCCAGATCCAGTGGCTCGACGGCATCGGCGTCGACCTCTACCGAGGACACGGACGGCTCGCCGGGCCACGCAAGGTCACGGTCGACGGCCCCGACGGGGAGCGGCACGTCCTGACCGCCCGGCACGCCGTGGCCGTCAGCACCGGCACCCGCGCGGTCGTGCCCGACCTGCCCGGGATCGCCGAGGTCAAGCCCTGGACCAGCCGCGACGCCACCAGCGCGCACGCCGTGCCGGGCCGCCTCGTGGTCGTCGGCGGCGGGGTCGTCGGCGTCGAGATGGCCACCGCCTGGCAGGCCCTCGGATCGAAGGTCACGCTCCTCGTCCGGGGAAAGGGCCTGCTCCCCAAGATGGAGCCCTTCGCCGGGGAGCTGATCGTCGAGGCGCTGACGGAGGCGGGTGCGGACGTGCGTACGGGCACGTCGGTCGAGGCGGTGACACGGGACGGCACGACGGTCGTGGTCACCACCTCCGCGGGCGACCGCATCGAGGCCGACGAGATCCTCTTCGCCACCGGCCGCGCCCCGCGCACCGACGACCTCGGACTCGAGACGATCGGCCTGGACCCCGGCTCCTGGCTGTCGGTCGACGACAGCCTGCGGGTGACGGGCAGCGACTGGCTCTACGCGGTCGGCGACGTCAACCACCGCGCCCTTCTCACCCACCAGGGCAAGTACCAGGCCCGTATCGCAGGCGCCGCCATCGCGGCCCGCGCCGCCGGTGTCCCGCTCCTGGAGTCGGACCAGTGGGGCGCCCACGCGGCGTCGGCCGACCACGCGGCCGTTCCCCAGGTCGTCTTCACCGACCCGGAGGCCGCCGCCGTCGGCCTCTCCCTCGCCGAGGCCGAACAAGCCGGTCACCGGGTCCGCGCGGTCGACGTCGACCTCTCCTCGGTCGCCGGCGCCGGCCTCTACGCCGACGGCTACCGCGGCCGCGCCCGCATGATCGTGGACCTCGACACCGAGACCCTCCGTGGCGTCACCTTCGTCGGCCCCGGCGTCGGCGAACTGCTCCACTCCGCCACGATCGCGGTCGCCGGCGAGGTCCCGGTGAGCCGGCTGTGGCACGCGGTTCCGGCGTATCCGACGGTGAGCGAGGTGTGGCTGCGGTTGCTGGAGGCGTATCGGGACGCGTAA
- the trxA gene encoding thioredoxin: MSSTVELTKDNFDQLVTDNEFVLIDFWASWCGPCRQFAPVYEKAAEANPDLVFGKVDTEAQPELAAAFNIQSIPTLMIVRDQVAVFAQPGALPEAALEDVIGQARKLDMDEVRKSIAEQGQQAQ, from the coding sequence ATGAGCAGCACCGTGGAGCTCACCAAGGACAACTTCGACCAGCTGGTCACGGACAACGAATTCGTCCTGATCGACTTCTGGGCGTCCTGGTGCGGCCCGTGCCGCCAGTTCGCCCCGGTCTACGAGAAGGCGGCGGAGGCCAATCCCGACCTGGTCTTCGGCAAGGTGGACACCGAGGCGCAGCCGGAGCTGGCCGCGGCCTTCAACATCCAGTCGATTCCGACGCTGATGATCGTCCGTGACCAGGTTGCCGTCTTCGCCCAGCCCGGGGCGCTGCCCGAGGCCGCCCTTGAGGACGTCATCGGACAGGCCCGGAAGCTGGACATGGACGAGGTCCGCAAGTCGATCGCGGAGCAGGGTCAGCAGGCCCAGTGA
- a CDS encoding benzaldehyde dehydrogenase, with product MPLLDPENWQSPSLSGGEYAVTEPATGDPLGTVTLASAEDVTAAAGAARAAQAEWARAPHFVRAAVLRKAGDLFTEHAGELRDWIVRESGSIPGKADFELHVAAQECYEAAALASRPAGQVLPSEAARLSYTRRVPVGVVGVISPFNAPLILSIRSVAPALALGNGVVLKPDPRTAVCGGLALAAVFAEAGLPEGLLHVLPGGPEAGQALVADPQVPVISFTGSTAAGRAVGEAAGRHLKRVHLELGGNSALIVLEDADIDAVISTAAWGSFFHQGQICMTTGRHLVHASLYEEYIERLAAKADSLAVGDPHREHVHLGPIIDDAQLAKIHGLVESSTARGAKLAAGGTHDRLFYRPTVLAGVDDSTPAYAEEVFGPVAPVRSFSTVDEAAALASAGPYGLSLGIVTRDTARGLDLAERVPTGIVHINDQTVNDEAVAPFGGIAASGTGARFGGEANLEAFTDLRWTTVRGDVAGYPF from the coding sequence ATGCCGCTGCTCGACCCGGAGAACTGGCAGTCCCCCAGCTTGTCGGGCGGTGAGTACGCCGTCACGGAGCCCGCGACCGGCGACCCGCTCGGCACCGTCACGCTTGCCTCTGCCGAGGACGTCACGGCAGCCGCAGGTGCCGCCCGTGCGGCCCAGGCCGAGTGGGCCCGCGCCCCGCACTTCGTGCGCGCCGCCGTCCTGCGCAAGGCCGGCGACCTGTTCACCGAGCACGCCGGCGAACTGCGCGACTGGATCGTGCGCGAGTCCGGCTCCATACCCGGCAAGGCCGACTTCGAACTGCACGTCGCGGCCCAGGAGTGCTACGAGGCGGCCGCGCTCGCGTCGCGTCCGGCCGGGCAGGTCCTGCCCTCGGAGGCCGCCCGGCTGTCGTACACACGGCGTGTCCCGGTCGGCGTCGTGGGAGTGATCTCGCCCTTCAACGCCCCGCTGATCCTCTCGATCCGCTCGGTGGCCCCGGCGCTCGCGCTCGGCAACGGCGTCGTGCTGAAGCCGGATCCGCGCACCGCGGTCTGCGGCGGCCTCGCGCTCGCCGCGGTCTTCGCGGAGGCGGGCCTGCCGGAGGGACTGCTGCACGTGCTGCCCGGAGGACCGGAGGCCGGGCAGGCACTGGTCGCCGACCCGCAGGTACCGGTGATCTCGTTCACCGGCTCGACTGCCGCCGGACGCGCGGTGGGTGAGGCCGCGGGGCGCCATCTCAAGCGCGTACACCTGGAGTTGGGCGGCAACTCCGCGCTGATCGTGCTGGAGGACGCCGACATCGACGCGGTGATCTCCACGGCGGCCTGGGGCTCGTTCTTCCACCAGGGCCAGATCTGCATGACCACCGGCCGCCACCTCGTCCACGCCTCGCTCTACGAGGAGTACATCGAGCGGCTCGCGGCGAAGGCCGACTCGCTGGCCGTCGGCGACCCGCACCGGGAGCACGTGCACCTCGGGCCGATCATCGACGACGCCCAGCTCGCCAAGATCCACGGCCTGGTGGAGTCCAGCACCGCACGCGGCGCGAAGCTGGCGGCGGGCGGCACCCACGACCGGCTGTTCTACCGTCCGACGGTCCTCGCCGGGGTCGACGACTCGACCCCCGCGTACGCCGAGGAGGTCTTCGGACCGGTCGCGCCGGTGCGCTCCTTCAGCACCGTCGACGAGGCCGCCGCCCTCGCGTCCGCCGGGCCGTACGGCCTCTCGCTGGGCATCGTCACCCGGGACACCGCGCGTGGCCTCGACCTCGCCGAGCGCGTTCCCACCGGGATCGTCCACATCAACGACCAGACCGTCAACGACGAGGCCGTCGCGCCCTTCGGCGGCATCGCCGCCTCCGGCACCGGCGCCAGGTTCGGCGGCGAGGCCAACCTGGAGGCCTTCACCGACCTGCGCTGGACGACAGTGCGAGGGGACGTGGCGGGCTACCCCTTCTAG
- a CDS encoding LacI family DNA-binding transcriptional regulator, which translates to MVQIPKTSAPTSPAPHSVPTSADVARLAGVSRATVSYVLNNTSAVRISEPTRRRVHQAAKELGYVPHAAARSLRAGHSRMVLMPAPDVPVGPLYSQFFNELQWALSRLDYTVVQYGSVGLQGDEAARAWAELRPVAVLVPGSGLGTEGVAVLKRSGARAVVTLGPDRVEGAHALIMDHHEVGRSAGAHLRARGYRRVGVVVPEDPGLEIFSKPRFEGVRQALSGRDTTVTEVSLAYDEEAASQLAARWSSLGLDAVFAYNDEYAMLLMRALQDEGIGIPGDTAVIGADDLMLGRLLRPRLSTVHLDLPSGRELAELVDRAVREPGAPPEAHEVLGATVVHRESS; encoded by the coding sequence ATGGTGCAGATACCGAAAACATCCGCCCCTACGTCGCCCGCGCCGCACTCCGTGCCCACGAGTGCCGATGTGGCCCGCCTGGCGGGGGTCTCGCGCGCGACCGTCTCCTACGTCCTGAACAACACCAGCGCCGTACGGATCAGTGAGCCCACCCGCCGCCGCGTCCACCAGGCGGCCAAGGAACTCGGGTACGTCCCGCACGCCGCGGCCCGCAGCCTGCGCGCCGGGCACAGCCGCATGGTCCTGATGCCCGCGCCGGACGTGCCCGTGGGCCCGCTCTACAGCCAGTTCTTCAACGAACTCCAGTGGGCCCTGAGCCGCCTCGACTACACCGTCGTGCAGTACGGCAGTGTCGGCCTCCAGGGTGACGAGGCGGCCCGCGCCTGGGCCGAGCTGCGCCCGGTCGCCGTGCTCGTGCCCGGCAGCGGACTCGGCACGGAGGGCGTGGCCGTCCTCAAGCGCTCCGGCGCCCGGGCCGTCGTCACCCTCGGCCCCGACCGGGTCGAGGGCGCGCACGCCCTGATCATGGACCACCACGAAGTCGGCCGGAGCGCGGGCGCCCATCTGCGGGCCCGCGGCTACCGCCGCGTCGGGGTCGTGGTGCCCGAGGACCCCGGCCTGGAGATCTTCTCCAAGCCCCGCTTCGAAGGCGTACGGCAGGCCCTCAGCGGCAGGGACACGACGGTGACCGAGGTGTCGCTCGCCTACGACGAGGAGGCCGCGTCCCAACTCGCCGCGCGCTGGAGCTCGTTGGGCCTGGACGCAGTGTTCGCATACAACGACGAGTACGCGATGCTGCTGATGCGCGCCCTTCAGGATGAAGGCATCGGCATCCCGGGGGACACTGCTGTCATCGGCGCCGACGACCTGATGCTCGGCCGACTGTTGCGTCCCCGGCTGAGCACCGTCCACCTCGACCTGCCGTCCGGACGGGAGCTCGCCGAGCTGGTCGACCGCGCGGTGCGGGAGCCCGGCGCCCCGCCGGAGGCGCACGAGGTGCTGGGAGCGACGGTCGTGCACCGCGAATCGAGCTGA